The DNA segment AATAATAATTACAGAAATAGTGGTTTTTTCTCAGGAAGCAGTATCACAAATGCGCTTTTATGGTACACACTATTTAATTCAACAGCTTCTCGTAATCATATTCATGCTAGTGATAAACAAAAAGAATTGGTAGATAATGTTAAAGATAGTAAGGTACCTGTTTATATGCTTGAAATAAAAACTAAAGATGGCGAAATAAAACACGTTACCGTTACTAAAGAACAGTATGATGAAGTGAAAGAAGGCGATAATATCTCTCTTAAAGATGGAAACTTAGAAATTAAAAATTAAAGGAGCTAATTAATTAGCTCCTTTAATTTTTGTAGTATCTTTCTCTCAACATTTGCGCTGCTGCAACCATATTTTTCAATTTTTTTTGGATAATCGGGTACGGATTTAACGGTCGCTTAGCGAATGTTGCAAAACCACAATCAGGATTTAACCAAATTTTTTCAGGTGGAAGAAACTGTAAAACTTCCTCTACCCTTTCAACTATTTCTTCAACAGATTCAATTCGTTCACTTCGCGGGTTAATACAACCAAACCCTAGAATTATCTTGGTATCTAAGAAGTTATTAAAGAATAGTTTTTCTATTTCTCCTGCTCGCGGTGTTGAAAATTCTAGTGCTAACATATCTACATCTAGCGAATCAAAAAACTTACCTAATTTATCATATGCACCATGTAATAAAACACTCTCATCTGTAGTCCAATTCCCTCGACATACATGCATTGCACTGGTGACACCTTCATACTTTCTAATTTCTGCAAGTACAGGCGTCAGCAATGATTTTGCAAATTTTAACTCTTTGTCAACCTTGACTTTTTCTGATAAGGCCCCTCAGTAAAAAGAGTTATCTGCTTTTTCATTAGTAAATACTACCTCTGATAAAATAGGTTCATCAATTTGAATTATTTTAGCTCCACTTTCTACCAATTCACGTATTTCATTACATAAAAGTTCTACAACATCTTCTCCCAATTCACGACGCCCATCATAAACTTTTCCTGTTACTTCTTTTAACCACATTGAACGTGTTAATAAATATGGGCTTGGCAAGGTGCATTTTATATCACCATCTACTAATTCTTTTAAGATACCAAATTCAAAATCATTAAGTCTCTTTTTTGTATCAAGTTTTGAAAAACATATAGGGCTATTCATCGTATCGTCTGCAGCATCCATTTCTTCTAAACTCTTGCTAAAATTATCAGTATTATTAGTTAACGACATTACTTCTTCCATATTAAGTAATTTTATACCATCAACGACTTCAGCCACATAACTCATATAATTATCTCTATTTAACTCACCGCTTACTATTACATCAATTCCACATTCTTTTTGTAATTCAACTACTCTGCGAGTTTCTTCCAATAATTTTTCTTTATACGCTTTTTCATACTTCGAACTATTATTACTACTTTCTTTTAATAATAGTAGTTCTTTAGTTCTTGGAAGACTACCTATTAAAGTTGTTGTAAAAGGTTTAAATTTCGTCATATATACCTCCTAATTAAAAATAAAAGGCTAGCAATATATTGTTATCACCTTTCCGTTAATCTCTCGTGATTCATTCATTATATCAACTAGCCTTATAACATTATTATGGTTCAACTACTAGATCACTATTAGTCATTATATCTATAACTTCTGACATTGTTGTAGTTCCACCTACTTTAAGGTAATCATCTAAATCATAATAATCTAGACATATTCCACATGAAAGAATTTTAACACCTCGTTTTTCTAATTCTAGTAAATCTTCTAGTGATTCAGATCCTTTAGTAGTTAATTTTACTCCCTCACCATAAAAAACAATATGTTGTGGTAAATGTTCTTTTTGAGAAAGAACATGAATGAACCCTTTCATTAAATTATCTATTAATTCTTGTTCTCCACTTCCCATTCCTGTTGTTTTTATTACAACGTCATATTTTAAAGCCATAATAACGCCTCCTTTTATAAATTGTTTAATTATATTTTTAGATTAATATCTATAAATATTATAACATAAGCATTATAACCTTATCAAGGACTTTATAAATCAATATATTTTATTATATTTTAGAATATAATAAATATAATAAAATACTATACTTACATTTCCTTATTTATAGGTAAATAGATATATAATATAAAATTATATTTTTTCAATAAAAAAAGAAACTCTATATTATAAAGTTTCTTTTTTTATTGAATTTATTCTTCTGCATATTTAGCTTTGCGTGCTGCTTTTTCACGCACCGCTTTATCTAATTCTTTTTTACGTAATCTTATTGATTCAGGGGTTACTTCTAAATACTCATCATCACTCAAGTACTCTAAACTTTCTTCTAATGTCATAATACGTGCTTTTTTAAGAGTTACTGTTTGATCTTTTGTAGAAGAACGAACGTTTGTTTGAGCTTTTGCTTTCGTAATATTTACCGTTAAATCATTTTCACGACTATTTTCTCCTACAATCATACCTCCGTAAACCTCTGTACCTGGTTCAATAAACACTGTACCACGATCCTCTAAACTAGAAATTGAATAAGCTGTCGCTTGACCATTTTCTAATGCAACTAATACGCCATTTCTACGTCCACCAACTTTACCTTTTTGCATAGGTTGGTAAGAATCAAATGTATGATTAATAATTCCATATCCTTTTGTCATAGACATAAATTCTGTGCTATATCCGATAAGACCACGCGCTGGTACATTAAAGATAAGACGTGTTTGTCCATTTCCATCAGCTTGCATATCTACCATGTCACCTTTACGTTGTCCTAGAGATTCAATTACAGCTCCTACACTTTCGTCTGGTACATCTACTTGAACACGTTCAACTGGTTCACAATCTACTCCGTCAATATTACGGATAATTACTTCTGGTTTAGATACTTGAAGTTCATAACCTTCACGACGTAAATTCTCAATTAAAATAGATAAGTGCAGCTCACCACGTCCACTTACAACCCAAGAATCACTACTATTTGATTCAACTCGAAGAGATACATCAGTTTCTAGTTGTTGCATTAATCTATCTTCTAATTTTCTTGCCGTAACAAATTTCCCTTCTTTTCCTGCAAATGGTGAATTATTTACTAAGAACGTCATTTGTAAAGTTGGTTCATCAATGTGAAGTACAGGAAGTGCTTCTTGGTGCTCAGTAGGACAAACCGTTTCACCAACGTTAATATCATCCATACCACTTACAGCAACAATATCTCCCGCATGGGCTTCTTGAATTTCATCACGTTTAAGCCCAAAATAACCAAAAATCTTTGTTACACGGAAATTTTTAACAGTTCCATCTAATTTCATTAGAGAAACAGATTCTCCAACTTTCATACTTCCTCTAAATACACGACCAATACCAATACGTCCAACATAGTCATTGTAATCTAATAACGCTACTTGGAATTGAAGTGGTTCATCACGATTGTCGACTGGTGCCGGTACGTAATCAATAATAGTATCATATAAGCATTGCATGTTCTCATCTTGTAGATTTGGATCACTTTCTAAAGATGCTGTTCCGTTAATTGCTGAGGCATAGACAACAGGGAATTCAAGTTGGTCATCATTAGCACCTAATTCGATAAATAAATCAATAACTTCATCAACTACTTCTTCAGGTCTTGCAGAATCTTTATCAATTTTGTTAACAACAACGATAGGTTTTAAATTCTGTTCAAGAGCTTTTTTAAGTACAAAACGAGTTTGTGGCATAGTTCCTTCATAAGCATCTACTACTAAAAGAACACCATCAACCATTTTCATAATACGCTCAACTTCTCCACCAAAGTCGGCATGTCCTGGTGTGTCTAGAATATTAATTCTTTTTCCTTTATAATCAATCGCAGTATTTTTTGCTAAAATAGTAATACCACGTTCTCTTTCTATATCATTAGAATCCATTGCTCTTTCTTCTACATGTTCATTAGAACGAAAAATACCTGATTGTTTCAGTAGTTCATCAACTAATGTTGTTTTACCATGGTCAACGTGAGCAATAATAGCTATATTTCTAACATCATCTCTTAATTTTACTGACATTTTTTTCTCCTTAAGTAATTAACTTATAAAATAAATTATATAATATATTTTCACTATAATAATTATATATCAAAATAATTAATCTAACTTACCAATAATACCACTATTTTTTTCTCTTGTAAATAAATATACTAGTAATTTCTAATATTTTTTATAAAACTTTTATTAAATTTAAAGATTAAAACCAAAAAAAGAAGATTGAGAAAATCTCAATCTTCTTTAATTAATTCACTATTTTATTTTATGGGTGATGAGGAATCATCCATCCAAGTATTCCACTAGCTTGCAGGTAAACTATAATACACACTACAATTAGTAAGATAAAGCTGTGTTTAACTGTAAATTTAAGTAAATCAGACTCTTTACCTACTAATCCAACCGCTGCAGCTGCAACTGCGATAGATTGTGGAGAAATCATCTTACCTACAACCCCTCCAGATGCGTTAGCTGATACTGCAACTAATGGATCCATACCAACTTGGCTAGCTGTAACTTGTTGAAGTTTACCGAATAGTAAGTTAGCTGATGTATCTGAACCTGTGATGAATACTCCGATCCATCCAAGAGCTGGTGATAAGATCTTGAATGCTGCACCTGTAGCTGCTAGAGCGTATCCCAGAGTATTTGACATACCAGAAGCGTTCATGATATATGCAAATCCAACTACGAAACAGATTGTTAATAATGCAAGTTTAACTTCTGAGAATGTTTCAACAAAAGTTTTGAATGTTTCTTTCCAGCTAAGTTTAATAATAAACTTAGATATTAATGCTGCAACAAGAATACCTGTTCCGATAGAACCGATAAGATCTAATTTAAATACAGCTGCAATTTCTTTATGAGAAATAGAATTCACTATATTGTTGTGGATAAGTGGAACTTTTGGATTAAGAGCAATCGTTTTAAAGAATGCTTTAACTGGTTTTAACGTCCAAACAAAGATAATTATTGTTAATACCACGAATGGAGACCATGCTACCATAATCTCATTTAATGAGTGTTTAGGTGCTGCATTTTCTTTATTAGCACTTTCTTCTTCACCTTCAAATCTCCAAGTTGTTTTTGGTTTCCAGTATTGTAATAAAATTACTGTTGCGATTAATGAAACTAATGAAGAAAGAATGTCTGGTAATTGTTCTCCCATATAGTTAGAACTTATGAATTGTGCAATTGCGAATGATCCACCTGATACTAATAGTGCAGGCCAGATTTCCATAGTTTTTTTGAATCCAGCCATCATAAGCACTAAGTAGAATGGGATGAATATAGAAATCAACGGTAATTGACGTCCAATCATAGCTGCGATTTCAACTGCTGCAATAGGTGTTCCATTAGCATAAGTAGTTAATCCATCTAAAGCTGTTACCGGTGCCCCAACTGCTCCAAAAGCAACTGGTGCAGTGTTAGCTACCATACAGATACCTGCTGCATATAACGGTTTAAATCCTAACCCTACTAAAAGTGCTGCTGTGATAGCAACTGGTGCCCCAAATCCTGCAGCTCCTTCTAAGAATGCTCCGAATGAGAAGGCAATGATTAACGCTTGAATACGTCTGTCATCAGTTAATGATGTAATACTATCACGAATAATCGCAAAGTGACCACTTTTAACTGTCATTTTATATAAGAACACAGATGTTAAGATAATCCAAGAGATTGGAAGTATCCCGTAAACCATACCATGAAGAGTTGACATTGCTGCAAATTGGAATGGCATTTTGAAGAATACACAAGCTACTATAATTGCAACTATTAGTGTAAGCATTCCTGTTAGCCAACCTTTTACTTTAAAACCTGCTAGCGTTACAAGATAGAACACTATAGGTATTAATGCAACAAGTGCAGAAATATAAAGATTATCAGCCACTGGCTGTAATAATTGAGTGAATTTTTCCATAAATACACTTCTCCTTTTATAAATATATTTTGTTTATATAAAAACATTATTTAATATCAAAAAAACTTTCTATATTAATATTATTTTAAAAATATTATCATACTTTATTTTATTTAGACTTATTATAAATACTTAATTAAATTTAAAGTACAGTTATATAACAATGTTGGAACTGTAATATATCAATCACTGTATTTTACAGTCACATGTTATATTAGCATATTTTTTTGTGATATTTATTTAATGCTTTTTCAACTTACATTTAATATTGTAGCACGCTTTCATAAAAATGTAAAGCGTTTTTTTAGTTGTTTTATCAATATTCTTTGCAAATGCTTTTGTAGCAAAGAAAAAGATATATATTTTTTGAAATACATTCATTATTTTCAATATAACAGATTTTCATATTCTATATTTATTTTTGATATATTAGATAATAGTATTATATTTTTTTAAAATAAGTATAATCAATATAATAAAAAAATACATCTTTTTAATGAATCAAAGATGTATTTTCCTAAAATTATAAAATAATAAGTTGTTTTTTAATATCGTTGTTTGTCTTTTAATACCCTATTTATTTCTTTTGTAGCTTCTTTTTGTTTCAAGACATGACGTTTATCATAATTCTTTTTACCTTTTGCTACACCTATTAGTAATTTAGCATAACCATTTTTTATATACAACTTTAGTGGAATTATACTAATTCCTACTTCATTTTGTGCATTGGTCAAAACTGCTATTTGTTTTTTCTTTAATAGTAATTTTCTAACACGTAGTGGCTCATGATTAAATCTGTTCCCCTCTTCAAAATGTGATATATGCATATTATAAACAAACATTTCTCCACGTCTTGATTGGCAATATGAATCTTTTAGATTTATTCTACCACGACGTATAGATTTTATTTCTGTACCAGTTAAAACTAATCCAGCCTCATATGTGTCTTCTATAAAATAATCATGGTTAGCTTTCTTATTTTGAGCTATTACTTTTATCTCTTTATTCATAGACTTCATCCTCTATTTTTTCTTTATCAATGATTTATGTTTTAGTATTTTAAAATCAATCTCTTGATTTTCTAAATCAACATTAGCAACCTTTACGATTACCTCATCTCCCAAACGATAAATCTTTTTGTTTCGACGTCCTATTAAGATCATATTTTTTTGATCGTAAGTATAATAATCATCATTCATTGTCTTAATATGAACTAAACCTTCTATCCCTTTACTCTCCAGTGTTATAAAGATTCCAAAGTTTGTTACACTTGAAACCATCCCTCTAAAACTTTGTTCTTGGTATTTCAACATATACTCACACTTTTTCATTTTATCAACTTCGCGCTCACAGTCAACAGCACGTTTTTCATATTCAGATGAACTCTCTGCTAACTCTGGAAGTTTACAAGCGTAATGCTCCAGTGTTTTTTCACTTACATCTCCTTCAAATAAGTATTTTCTAATCATCCTATGAACCAATAAATCTGGATATCTTCTTATTGGTGATGTGAAATGAGTATAGTATTTAGTAGATAAGGCGAAATGTCCAATATTAGACGTTGAATAGCGAGCTTGATTCATCGTTCTAAGAAGGATTGTTGATAACATAGGCTCAACTACCTCTCCCTTAAATTTTTTAAGCATATTAGCTAAAATATAAGGAGATATTTCATCTACCTTCCCTTTTGTTCTATATCCCAAACTAGCTGATATATCAAAAAACTGGCGTAGTTTTTCTATTTTCGGCTCTTCATGAATACGATAGATAAATGGTACTTGCATCCAGTAAAAATGTTCTCCTATTATTTCATTCGCACTTAGCATAAAGTCTTCTATTAGTCTTTCCGATATCCCTCTTTCTCTTAGAACTATATCTAAAGCATCTCCATTTGAATCAACAATAATTTTTGACTCTTCCTTATCAAAATCAATCGCACCTCTTTTTTCACGATTGGTCCGAATTTTTTTCGACAACTCTAATGCTGTCTTTAACATAGACAAATATGGTTTATATTCTTCTACTGTCTCAGCAACATTTTCATAAACTTCATTAACTTTCTTATACGTTAAACGTCCTTTTGATTTTATTATAGCTGGATATATATCATAACTTTCTGGGAAGCCTTTTTCTGAAAAATCAATATCACAACAAATAGTATATCGCAATACATCTGGATTTAATGAACATATATTATTAGATAGTTTCCTTGGTAACATAGGCACAACTCTATCAGCCAAGTATACACTACATCCCCTATTTGCAGCTTCCTTATCTAATGGACTATCTTCTGTTACATAGCGACTAACATCTGCTATAAAAACTTTTAATCTATAGCCTTTCTTTGTTTTCACAACAGAAACAGCATCATCTAAATCTTTTGCATCATCTCCATCTATTGTAACTATCATTTCTTTTGTACAATCACGATAGCTATCATCCATTGTTATTTCATCGCTTATAGCATTTGTTTGTTCTTCTACTTCTTTCGGAAATTCATTAGGAACACCGTGCTTATATATTACTGATAGTATATCCATTCCAGGGTCATCCTTATGCCCCAATGTTTTTATTATTATTCCTTTATGATCTTCAAAACTCACTTTAGAATAATCTGTTATCTCAACTAATACTTTAGTTCCATCAACTAAATTAAAATTTTTAGAATTAATTATTTTAATATACTTCTCTATATTTTTATCATCACTCTTTACAAAAGAGAAAAATTTAGCATTGGTTAACGTTCCAACAGTATACTTAGTATTTCTTTCTAATATCTTTTGGACTATACCTTCTAAATTGCGCTCATCCTTATATACACTATCAATTTTTACAAATACTTTATCACCAGTCATAGCACTTTGAGTAAAGCCTTTAGGGATATAAACTTCTATTCCTAAACTTTCTACATAAACGAATGCAAAACCTTTTTGATGCAATCTAATTATTCCCTCTAAACCTAATTGTTCTTTAACATAAAGAAATTTTTCATTAGGTAGTTGTACTATAGTCGATTTTTGTTCTAATTTTTCTACATGCTTAATTAATTCAACAAAATCTTTTGCCGATTCTATATTTAACTTCTCTTTTAAATCTTCAATACTTAATACTTTATGTTCTTTGAATAAACTTAAGATAATTTCTGACATATAACCCTCCTTTGTCCTAAATTTATCACTATAAAAATAAACCTAAAATGAGTTCACATTTTAGGTTTATCATTTTCAGTCTATAATTTTAACCAAGTAAGACACACTAGCGAAATAACAAATATTACTGCTAACACAATTGTAATTCGTTGTAAAACTAATTCTGCTCCTCTTACTTTTTGTTTCCCAAACAATTCTTCTGCTCCACCAGTTAATCCCGATAGACCACCAGACTTACTTTCTTGTAATAAAACTACTATAATTATAAGTATACTACTTATCATTGCTGTTGCCATTAAAAAAGTGTGCATACTCTCCTCCTAAAATCTAATTCATTTATTATAATATCGCATTTTATCATAACATATTTTATGACAAAAAGCAAATTTATTAAACAATCTTGGTGAAGATAATTCTTCCTGATGAAGTTTGAAGAACACTTTGAACTTCTACTTCTATATTTTTTCCTACATAGCGTTTACCATTCTCTACGACTATCATAGTTCCATCTTCTGTATAAGCAACACCTTGGTTATTTTCCTTACCTTCTCTTAGAACTTGGACTTTTAAGCGTTCACCTGTTGTTAGAATAGGCTTTACCGCATTACTTAAGTCATTAACATTAAGTACCTTAATCGATTGTAATGTTGCAAGTTTATTTAAATTATAATCTGTTGTTATTATAGCACATTTATATTTTAATGCATAATCTATTAATAGATTATCTACACCTTTATGTTCGCTATATTTATAGTGATTATCTATTTCCAAATCTATTTCTTTCATCTTTTGGAGATCCTCTACACAGTCAAGCCCTAGTCTTCCCTTAGCTCGCTTTAGCGGATCTTCTGAATCGGAAATAAGTTGCAATTCTTTTAACACAAAATCAGGAACTATTATTTTCCCTTCTAAAAATCCTGTTTTAGCAACATCGTGAATACGCGAATCTATAAGTGCACTAGTATCAATTACCTTTGCCATAACTTCTTGAAGCTTTTTAGATTTTTGTTTAGCTTCTTTATCCTTATTTCTATTACTAAATCGAAATGCATCAAAAATACTTATAAATTCTCCACCTCGACGATAACCTAAAATTAAACCAAGGTAGCCAAAAACAATATAAATAACTGAAGAAATTATTCTTCCCATTATACCAGCCCCTGCTATTACATCAACAGCTGCAGATAATAATGCAGCTACTAATAACCCGAGTATTAATCCTATCGTAGTAAAGACAATTTTTTGAATAGGAGTTTTTGATAAACGATCTTCTATTCTTTTCATAGTTGTTACAAATTTATCTGAAAATAATAAAGACATTAAAACGAAAACTACAGTAGTTCCTATTGTAACAACTAGTCTTAAAGTCGTTTCATTCATTGTTGGAAAAACATTATAATTTAATAGAATTCCTGTTGATAAAGTTCCTATAGTTATTCCTAAAAATAATGAAACTACTATTAATACTTTTTTTAACATAAAATCACTCCTTTTTTTATTTTTATAACAAATCTTTTAAATTAAGCATCTAAATAATATAATTAGTAAAAATATAGGATACTAAATAATTTACTACTTAATAAAAAACTTACTATATTTCTATTCTACTACAACTTCTTTAAAATTAATATAATTTTTATAAAAAAATTAAAAATATTTTTTAAGTAAAATATCTTTAATCAGCCCTTGAAAATTAATATAAGAAATTTATAGAAGAATAAGTTGAAATTCTACAACAAAATTTCAACTTATCTCTTTTTAAAATATACTTCCGAATGCTATATCTAAACATTCTCTAATATCTTTTACTGGTATAATTTCTATTCCAGGAGGAAATTCAGCATTCTTCATATTCCCAGCCGGAACAATCGCGCGTTTAAAGCCATGTTTTTTTGCTTCACTTATCCTTTGTTCAATACGGCTAACACGTCGAACTTCTCCAGTTAAGCCTACTTCTCCAATAAAACAATCATTCATATCGACTGCTATATCTTTAAAACTTGAAGCAACAGCAACAACTACACCAAGGTCTACCGCGGGATCATCTATTCTAACACCACCAGATACCTTTACATAAACATCTTGTTGTTGCAACAAATATCCTACTTTTTTCTCAAGAACAGCCATAAGTAAAATCAACTTATTGTATTCTAGACCTGATGATACACGACGAGGATTATTAAAAGCTGTTGGAGTTGTTAAAGATTGGATTTCTACCAATAATGCTCTACTACCTTCCATTGTACTTATTATAGTAGCACCAGCTAAATTTTTACTTCTTTCCTCTAGGAACATCTGTGAAGGATTAGCTAAGTCTTCTAATCCACTAGATTTCATTTCAAAAATTCCTATTTCATTAGTAGATCCAAAACGATTTTTCACCGCTCGAAGCATCCGATAACTATGTTGGCCTTCTCCTTCAAAGTATAGAACTGTATCAACCATATGTTCAAGCATACGAGGCCCCGCTATTGTTCCTTCTTTAGTTACATGTCCCACAATGAATATGGCAATATTTAAACTCTTTGCAATCTTCATAAGTTGTTGAGTACATTCACGAACTTGAGTAATACTTCCTGGTGAATTTTCTAAATTTGGATTATATATAGTTTGTATTGAGTCTATTACTAAGAATTTAGGTTTAACTTTTTTTACTACCTCATATATCAAGTTTAAATCTGTCTGTGCATATACATAAAGTTCATCTGTATTATTTTTCAACCTATCTGCTCGGATTTTGACTTGTCTTACTGATTCTTCCCCAGTAACATAAAGAACATCATGTTCTTTCGCTAAATATGCTGATATTTGTAATAATAGCGTTGATTTACCAATCCCTGGATCTCCTCCTAAAAGAACTAGTGAACCTCCAACGACCCCACCACCAAGAACTCTATTTAGTTCTTGACTATCTGTTAGAGTTCTCGGAACATCTTGAGTAGACACTGATTTTAGTTTTCCGGCCTCTAAACGTTCTGTATCACTACTTGTTGGAATAAATGCGGTATGTTTTGTCTTTTTTTGTGGAGTTTCTACCACTTCTTCCATTGATGCCCATTTTTTACAACTTGGGCATCTCCCCATATATTTTAAACTTTGATAACCGCAGGCATTGCACTCATATTTCACATTTACTTTTGCCATAATTACCTCTTAGTCTTTTTAACCACAAATTTATCATTTTTATAGTCAATATTGATAATCCCACTTAGTTCAGGATTTCTTAATAGCTCTTCACTCAATAAATCTTCGATATTTTTTTGAATACTACGTTTTAATGGACGAGCTCCATATTCTTTAATACTTCCATCTTCAACAATTTTCGCCATCGCTTTTTTAGTAAGTTTGATAGTTATATTTCTGTCTTCTAAGCGTTTCGATAAACCTTTAATTAATAATTCAGATATTTTTTCTAATTCTTCTTTTTCTAGAGTTTTGAAGACTATAATATCATCAATACGGTTTAAAAATTCCGGACGATATTGTTTTTTCAATGCTTCCATCATTGTATTTTGAACATTTTTATAATCATTTTTAATTGATTCACTTCCTCCAAAACCAACAAATTTCTGATCTTTAAGTTCACTAACTCCAACATTTGAAGTCATAATGATAATTGTGTTTTTAAAATCGATTGTTCGACCAGAAGCATCTGTTAAACGACCATCATCTAATACTTGTAGTAAAATATTAAATATTGATGGATGTGCTTTTTCTATTTCATCAAATAATACTACAGAATAAGGTTTCTGACGGACTTGTTCTGATAATTGGCCTGCTTCTTCATAACCAACATATCCTGGAGGAGCTCCAACTAATCTACTAATTGAATGAGGTTCCATATATTCACTCATATCAATTCTTATCATATTATCTTCAGAACTAAACAATGCTTCTGATAAACTTTTAGCAAGTTCTGTTTTCCCTACACCAGTTGGCCCTAAGAAAATGAAACTTCCTATTGGACGGTTTTCCGCCTTGAAGCCACTTCTTGCACGTCTAACTGCTTTAGCAAGGCTAGTTACTGCCTCATCTTGACCGATTACGCGCTCATGAAGAATTTCTTCAAGTTTTAATAATCTTTCACTTTCTGTCTCAGTAAGCTTAGTAACCGGAACTCCTGTCCATGCTGCTAATACCTCCGCTACATGATCTGATGTGATTTTTATTTTTTCTTTACTCAAGCTATCTTGCCAAGAAATTTTAAATTGCTCTATTTTATTTATAATTTGATTAACTTCATCACGTTTTTGTGCTGCAATCTCAAACTCTTGATTCATTACCGCTCGATCTTTTTCTTTATTTAAACGACTAAGTTCTTCTTCATATTCTTTAAGTTTTTCTGGTGATTTGTAAAATCTTAATTTAACTTTTGAACATGCCTCATCAATCAAATCAATAGCTTTATCTGGTAAACATCTATCAGTTATATATGTTGTACTTAGTTTCACAGCAGCATCTATCGCCTCATCTGAAATCTCTACATTATGATGCTCTTCATATTTATGACGTAATCCTTTTAATATTTCTATAGAATTTTCCGTACTAGGTTCTTCTACTTTAATCGGTTGGAAACGGCGCTCTAAAGCTGCATCTTTTTCAAAGTATTTTCTATACTCTTCTGTTGTAGTTGCACCTATA comes from the Gemella morbillorum genome and includes:
- the yedF gene encoding sulfurtransferase-like selenium metabolism protein YedF; its protein translation is MALKYDVVIKTTGMGSGEQELIDNLMKGFIHVLSQKEHLPQHIVFYGEGVKLTTKGSESLEDLLELEKRGVKILSCGICLDYYDLDDYLKVGGTTTMSEVIDIMTNSDLVVEP
- a CDS encoding L-lactate permease; protein product: MEKFTQLLQPVADNLYISALVALIPIVFYLVTLAGFKVKGWLTGMLTLIVAIIVACVFFKMPFQFAAMSTLHGMVYGILPISWIILTSVFLYKMTVKSGHFAIIRDSITSLTDDRRIQALIIAFSFGAFLEGAAGFGAPVAITAALLVGLGFKPLYAAGICMVANTAPVAFGAVGAPVTALDGLTTYANGTPIAAVEIAAMIGRQLPLISIFIPFYLVLMMAGFKKTMEIWPALLVSGGSFAIAQFISSNYMGEQLPDILSSLVSLIATVILLQYWKPKTTWRFEGEEESANKENAAPKHSLNEIMVAWSPFVVLTIIIFVWTLKPVKAFFKTIALNPKVPLIHNNIVNSISHKEIAAVFKLDLIGSIGTGILVAALISKFIIKLSWKETFKTFVETFSEVKLALLTICFVVGFAYIMNASGMSNTLGYALAATGAAFKILSPALGWIGVFITGSDTSANLLFGKLQQVTASQVGMDPLVAVSANASGGVVGKMISPQSIAVAAAAVGLVGKESDLLKFTVKHSFILLIVVCIIVYLQASGILGWMIPHHP
- the smpB gene encoding SsrA-binding protein SmpB, with translation MNKEIKVIAQNKKANHDYFIEDTYEAGLVLTGTEIKSIRRGRINLKDSYCQSRRGEMFVYNMHISHFEEGNRFNHEPLRVRKLLLKKKQIAVLTNAQNEVGISIIPLKLYIKNGYAKLLIGVAKGKKNYDKRHVLKQKEATKEINRVLKDKQRY
- the typA gene encoding translational GTPase TypA; this translates as MSVKLRDDVRNIAIIAHVDHGKTTLVDELLKQSGIFRSNEHVEERAMDSNDIERERGITILAKNTAIDYKGKRINILDTPGHADFGGEVERIMKMVDGVLLVVDAYEGTMPQTRFVLKKALEQNLKPIVVVNKIDKDSARPEEVVDEVIDLFIELGANDDQLEFPVVYASAINGTASLESDPNLQDENMQCLYDTIIDYVPAPVDNRDEPLQFQVALLDYNDYVGRIGIGRVFRGSMKVGESVSLMKLDGTVKNFRVTKIFGYFGLKRDEIQEAHAGDIVAVSGMDDINVGETVCPTEHQEALPVLHIDEPTLQMTFLVNNSPFAGKEGKFVTARKLEDRLMQQLETDVSLRVESNSSDSWVVSGRGELHLSILIENLRREGYELQVSKPEVIIRNIDGVDCEPVERVQVDVPDESVGAVIESLGQRKGDMVDMQADGNGQTRLIFNVPARGLIGYSTEFMSMTKGYGIINHTFDSYQPMQKGKVGGRRNGVLVALENGQATAYSISSLEDRGTVFIEPGTEVYGGMIVGENSRENDLTVNITKAKAQTNVRSSTKDQTVTLKKARIMTLEESLEYLSDDEYLEVTPESIRLRKKELDKAVREKAARKAKYAEE
- a CDS encoding cobalamin-independent methionine synthase II family protein, with protein sequence MTKFKPFTTTLIGSLPRTKELLLLKESSNNSSKYEKAYKEKLLEETRRVVELQKECGIDVIVSGELNRDNYMSYVAEVVDGIKLLNMEEVMSLTNNTDNFSKSLEEMDAADDTMNSPICFSKLDTKKRLNDFEFGILKELVDGDIKCTLPSPYLLTRSMWLKEVTGKVYDGRRELGEDVVELLCNEIRELVESGAKIIQIDEPILSEVVFTNEKADNSFYUGALSEKVKVDKELKFAKSLLTPVLAEIRKYEGVTSAMHVCRGNWTTDESVLLHGAYDKLGKFFDSLDVDMLALEFSTPRAGEIEKLFFNNFLDTKIILGFGCINPRSERIESVEEIVERVEEVLQFLPPEKIWLNPDCGFATFAKRPLNPYPIIQKKLKNMVAAAQMLRERYYKN